A window of the Oncorhynchus mykiss isolate Arlee chromosome 15, USDA_OmykA_1.1, whole genome shotgun sequence genome harbors these coding sequences:
- the LOC110490396 gene encoding uncharacterized protein LOC110490396 isoform X1 yields the protein MKDTHTLLNLLLLFVYLAGSTVTTDGGKDSPNGPLELTILGPDFVTVGVPCSFDCSAQCSPSCSYRMSIDGQIGQGNEVFFTARQWEESLNLTCTARNDDSGRSSTVTKILQVLAGPSNVLITSPDLMTPGAPQSFKCNADCRPSCNYTWGIKDRWLGGQGNEITVTPEKLATSVTLNCKAINSVSGLYAMATRTIPVTSGPSEVHVMGQDSVAVGFKSKFLCTAKCIPTCDYWWIVDGHTVYGSEMEMTVERHVKSEKIKCYAQNTVSMNFDVATKTVWVGDDGKSMAIQDKQTIDLLLFAFTLSLYTVISP from the exons ATGAAGGATACACACACCCTGCTCAATCTGCTTCTGCTGTTTGTGTACCTTGCAG GATCAACTGTGACCACTGATGGAGGGAAGGACAGTCCCA ATGGTCCCTTGGAACTAACCATTTTGGGACCTGACTTTGTGACTGTGGGCGTGCCATGCAGTTTTGACTGTTCCGCCCAGTGCTCTCCTTCCTGTAGCTACAGAATGAGTATCGACGGGCAGATTGGACAGGGGAACGAAGTGTTCTTCACAGCTCGCCAATGGGAGGAGTCCCTAAACCTCACATGCACGGCAAGGAATGATGACTCTGGGAGGTCCTCTACAGTAACAAAGATACTGCAGGTTTTAG CTGGACCAAGCAATGTATTGATCACAAGCCCTGACTTGATGACCCCAGGGGCCCCACAAAGCTTCAAGTGTAACGCCGACTGTCGTCCCTCCTGCAACTACACTTGGGGGATAAAGGACCGATGGCTCGGGGGGCAGGGGAACGAGATTACCGTAACTCCCGAAAAGTTGGCCACCTCTGTTACCCTGAACTGCAAGGCCATCAACAGTGTGTCTGGGCTCTATGCCATGGCCACCAGGACAATACCTGTGACAT CTGGTCCATCAGAGGTCCACGTCATGGGTCAAGACTCTGTTGCAGTTGGCTTCAAGTCCAAGTTTCTGTGCACTGCCAAATGCATTCCTACTTGTGACTACTGGTGGATCGTTGATGGTCACACTGTTTATGGCAGTGAGATGGAGATGACGGTCGAGCGACATGTAAAGTCAGAGAAGATTAAGTGCTACGCTCAGAATACGGTCTCAATGAATTTTGACGTGGCAACCAAGACCGTATGGGTGGGAG ATGATGGAAAATCCATGGCCATACAGGATAAACAGACTATAGACCTGCTTCTGTTTGCCTTTACACTCTCACTCTACACTGTAATATCACCATAA
- the LOC110490396 gene encoding uncharacterized protein LOC110490396 isoform X2, whose amino-acid sequence MEGRTVPVDGPLELTILGPDFVTVGVPCSFDCSAQCSPSCSYRMSIDGQIGQGNEVFFTARQWEESLNLTCTARNDDSGRSSTVTKILQVLAGPSNVLITSPDLMTPGAPQSFKCNADCRPSCNYTWGIKDRWLGGQGNEITVTPEKLATSVTLNCKAINSVSGLYAMATRTIPVTSGPSEVHVMGQDSVAVGFKSKFLCTAKCIPTCDYWWIVDGHTVYGSEMEMTVERHVKSEKIKCYAQNTVSMNFDVATKTVWVGDDGKSMAIQDKQTIDLLLFAFTLSLYTVISP is encoded by the exons ATGGAGGGAAGGACAGTCCCAGTAG ATGGTCCCTTGGAACTAACCATTTTGGGACCTGACTTTGTGACTGTGGGCGTGCCATGCAGTTTTGACTGTTCCGCCCAGTGCTCTCCTTCCTGTAGCTACAGAATGAGTATCGACGGGCAGATTGGACAGGGGAACGAAGTGTTCTTCACAGCTCGCCAATGGGAGGAGTCCCTAAACCTCACATGCACGGCAAGGAATGATGACTCTGGGAGGTCCTCTACAGTAACAAAGATACTGCAGGTTTTAG CTGGACCAAGCAATGTATTGATCACAAGCCCTGACTTGATGACCCCAGGGGCCCCACAAAGCTTCAAGTGTAACGCCGACTGTCGTCCCTCCTGCAACTACACTTGGGGGATAAAGGACCGATGGCTCGGGGGGCAGGGGAACGAGATTACCGTAACTCCCGAAAAGTTGGCCACCTCTGTTACCCTGAACTGCAAGGCCATCAACAGTGTGTCTGGGCTCTATGCCATGGCCACCAGGACAATACCTGTGACAT CTGGTCCATCAGAGGTCCACGTCATGGGTCAAGACTCTGTTGCAGTTGGCTTCAAGTCCAAGTTTCTGTGCACTGCCAAATGCATTCCTACTTGTGACTACTGGTGGATCGTTGATGGTCACACTGTTTATGGCAGTGAGATGGAGATGACGGTCGAGCGACATGTAAAGTCAGAGAAGATTAAGTGCTACGCTCAGAATACGGTCTCAATGAATTTTGACGTGGCAACCAAGACCGTATGGGTGGGAG ATGATGGAAAATCCATGGCCATACAGGATAAACAGACTATAGACCTGCTTCTGTTTGCCTTTACACTCTCACTCTACACTGTAATATCACCATAA